The Treponema succinifaciens DSM 2489 region AACACAAAAAAACCTCCCTTCCGGGAGGCCTATGCTTTGGTCAGTACCACCGCTAGCTTGCAAGGCAAACTAGCAGATTGACCGAGTTTGCCTTGCAAACTAGCCAGCATTCGCGCTACGCGCTGTTGCCCGACAGTTTTGCTAGCAAAACTGTCAGAGGTAAAATGAAGCCAGCTTCGTTTTATCGACTATAACCAAATGTTCAATGCTACAGGAACTGCCCATACGAAGTCATCGTTCTTGCCGTTCTTGTTAGCACCAGCGATTCCTGTAAGTCCGTTTCCGTTTGTTGCACCCTGGAATCCAACTCCGATGTAGCCGTTGCTAGATACGTTCTTTGTAACTCCAACAAGGAAGCTGATTGCACCGTCGCTATCTCCACCTGCATTGCTCTTGTAGCGGAGGTCTGCAGCTGCGTTGAGTCCGTCCATGATTACGTAGTCTACACCAGCTCCGATTCCGAATGCGCTGTCATCTTTTCCGTCTTTTCCTGTGCATTTGTCCTGATACTTGACATAGCCACCAGAAACAGAGAATTTCATAGCGTCAGAAACCTGGTAAGAAGCACCAGCTGTGAACTTCATCTTTTCGTTCCACGCATTATATTCTTTATCTGCAATACCGAAGAAAGCACCTACTGTTACATAGAGATTCTCAACTGCGTTGAAGTCAAATGCAACGTTTACTGTTCCAATCTGCTCGCTGTCTTCTGTGTAAGTTTTTGAGTTGTATTTCCATTCAGGTTCCTCTGATGAACTAGAATCAAGAGACCAAGTTTCATCCTTATATTTGTTAGCAAGCAAATATTCTTTTGTGGTTTCGCCTTTTTTATGCTCAGCATAGCTTCCGAAATAACCAGCCTTGAGAGTACCAAGACCTTCAATTGTATAAGCAGCTGCATACATACCGTTCTTGAATGTATCTTCGATAGTATTTTTTGCATCTTCTGTCGCTGTTTTAGCAACATATTCAGCATTGTTTCCACCCCACTTAGCATTGTATACAGGAAGCTGGATTACTGCTACAAGACCATCAACAGGAGTGATTTTTGCCATAAGACCGTTTGTGTGGCTTCCGTTGAAAGTAAGACCTTCGTCCTCTGCAATCCAGTTGCCCGGTCTGAGCCAGTTCCATGAGCCGTAGCAGAAGTCGCCGCGGAGTCCTGTTTCTCCTCCATCAAACTTACCAAGAGCAAGCTGAACAGAGCTGGCAGGTTTTACCCAAATGTATGCGTTGTCGCCAACTTCAAGAACCTGTGTTGATCCACCAAAAGTTCCGTCTGCATTAACAGTCTGTGCTTTTGTAGCATTGAAGTAAATATCAAGCTTGAATCCAGCGTTTCCGTCTTCTGATGTGCCTGCAACGTTTACTCTTGAAGGTCTAATTCCACCCCAAGAGTTTGAAGTTCCTGTAACAATGTCCTCGCCGTTAGACGCTACGCCTGTGATGCTGCGAAGCCATGCTCCGAATGTGATTTCTGCGAAAGCAGAAGTTGCTGTAAGTGCGGCAGCCGCTGCGACCGCGATAAGAGTCTTTTTCATCTCTTAGCCTCCTTATGTTTAAATCTTGGGGAGCCTTTCGGAGCAAAGGAGAATATAGAGAGATATGGAAAAATCAATTTGATTTAATAATGAAATCAACTTAAAAAGAAAACGAAATTAAGTTAATTTCAAAATGTTTTTAAGTTAAAATCAAAACGAAATCAACTTAATTTTAAAATATTTTTAAGTTAAAAACAAAACAATTTTAAGTTAATTTTTAACTGAATATAGCATTAGCCGCGGACTAAGAAAGGCTGGCTTTTCTGCCATGGAACACTGCCGTTTTTCCTGTTCCGCATTTCTTTGCAAGGGTAAGAAAGCAAGACTTTCAGTGTAAAAGAAAAAAATTGAGAAAATCGCAAATCGGGTTTATAATTAAATATAGGCAGATTTTTAGCATTACATCAGGAGGCTTTTATGGCAGTTACAGCATATTCACTTGGAGCGGCAGAAGAAGTTACAGGAAGCCGGCATATACTTGAAATTGACGGGCGCAGCATAATGATAGACTGCGGAGCTTTTCAGGGACGGAGAGCGGAATCAGACAAAAAAAACAGGGAATTCAGTTTTCCGGCGGATAAAGTTGAAAGCGTTGTTTTGACCCATGCGCATTATGACCACTGCGGACTTCTTCCAGTTCTTATGAAAAACGGATACGACGGAACAATTTACGCAACACCAGCAACAAGAGATCTTGCGAACATCGTTATGATGGACAGTGCTCGCATTCAAGCAAGGGACGCTGAATTTCTTGCAAAGCAGGCAAAAAAGAAAGGCGAGGCTTTCACTTGGAAACCTCTATATAACGAAGCGGACTGCGTAAAGGCGGCAAACCAGATTGTTACGCTGGGCTACAACCGCAAAATGTACATTGCCCCAGATGTTCAGCTTGAATTTTTTGATGCAGGACACATTCTTGGAAGCTCACTCGCCTACTTTACAATTACCGGGCAAAGAAAAAATCAAAAAGTAACAAAGGTAAACACAGAAAGCAATACAAAGCAAAAAATTTGGCACAAACTGTTCGGCACAAGACTTCCTTCAAAAAATGAACCATCTCAAAACACGGACGGAGCAGACGAGCTTAGACTTCTTTACACAGGAGACTTGGGAAGACGGAACAAGCCAATCATAAAAGATCCGGCAACAAACATGCCTGCTCCTGACTATATCTTTATGGAAAGCACTTACGGAAACAGGCTTCATGCGGAAACCTCAAGCACAATGTATGAGCTGGAAAAAGTTGTACGCCAGGCAATCGACTCAAAAGGAAAAATAATCATTCCGACATTTGCAATCGAGCGCGCGCAGGAAATTGTCTATTACCTTCATCTTTTAGTTGACCAAAAAAGAATTCCGCAGATTCCTATTTACATGGACAGTCCTATGGCGGTGAACGCAACCGGAATCTATCAGCTTCATCAGGAGTGCTACGATGCCGCAACCCAGGAAGCGTTCCTTGCGCACCACAAAAATCCGTTCGGCTTTAATTCGCTGCAGTTCATTACAAGCGTCGATGAGTCCAAGGAGCTTAACAAAAAAAGCGGCCCGATGATAATTTTAAGCGCAGACGGAATGTGCGAAGCCGGACGCATTCTTTACCACTTGGCGAACAACATTTCAAATCCAAACAACATAATTCTAATTGTAGGCTATATGTCCGAGCATACATTGGGACGCAGAATTCTTGAAGGCGAAAAGGAAGTGAAAATTCTTGGTGACTGGTACAAAGTGAATGCGCAGGTAAAGCAAATCGATTCATTCAGTGCGCACGCTGACTACAAGGAAAGTACCGAATGGCTTAAGCTCATAGACACAAGCAGACTTAAAAAGATTTTCCTTGTGCATGGCGAAAAAGATGCGCAGGCATATCTTAAAGGCTACCTTGCAGAAAATGGATTTCCGAATGTTGAAATTGTAAAATACGGCGAAACATACAATTTGGAATAATTCAAATGGAAAAAGAAGTTGAAGAAAAAATAATCAGCCTTGAAACAAAGCTTGCCTATATGGAAGACTTTGTAAACCAGCTTCAGGCAGTTTCTGTTGAGCACACAGAAACAATTGAGCGGCTCAGGACTGAAAACAAGCTTTTATCTCAGAAACTGCATGAAGTTTCTGACATCCTTGAAGGCGACATTCCAAACAGAAAGCCGCCGCATTATTAAAAAATTCCCCGGTTGCAAAAACAGCCGGGGATTCTTGTTTTAATGTGACAGACAATTTTATATAAGGTTATAAATTCCAAAGAAAACCAGAACCGCAGCTCCAATCGCAAATATATGGAAAATGCTGTGAGTCCATTTGAAATTCCGCATCATAAAGAATGCAAGGCTTATTCCATAAGCGGCTGCTCCTGCAAACAAAAATACTTTGCTTGAAAAATTCAATGCGATAGTCCCAGAAGCAGCAAGCCCTATAATAATCGCCGCAAAAACTATGTATGTAAAAACAGAAAATGAATGAAGCCTTGCGCCGAACACCGCATACAAAACCAAAAGAAATACAAGAATTCCCCACAGAACAGCACAGGCGGTTGTGGCAGGTCCAGACATTCTTGCAAGCATCAAAGGTGTAAAAATTCCGCCTATAAAGAGATAAATTGCGCAATGGTTAAAAATAGAAAATACTTTTTTCGCCTTTGAAGGTGAAATCGCATGGTAAAGAGTCGCCATAAGATGAAGAACAAAAAGACTTGAGCCGAACACTGCGAATGTTGAAATATAAGTGCTTTTCTGTGCCGCTGGAGCATAAAAATACGCGCGGATAACCAGAAGAACAATCGCCGAAACACTAAGACCTGCTCCGATTCCGTTTGCAATTGAACTTAACACATCTTCGCCAAGTGTGAACGGACGCGGCTGGCGCGCATTGTAAGACAAGCGGGCGTTTGCTTTTTGCGCTCTAAGCTCACGTT contains the following coding sequences:
- a CDS encoding MBL fold metallo-hydrolase RNA specificity domain-containing protein, which produces MAVTAYSLGAAEEVTGSRHILEIDGRSIMIDCGAFQGRRAESDKKNREFSFPADKVESVVLTHAHYDHCGLLPVLMKNGYDGTIYATPATRDLANIVMMDSARIQARDAEFLAKQAKKKGEAFTWKPLYNEADCVKAANQIVTLGYNRKMYIAPDVQLEFFDAGHILGSSLAYFTITGQRKNQKVTKVNTESNTKQKIWHKLFGTRLPSKNEPSQNTDGADELRLLYTGDLGRRNKPIIKDPATNMPAPDYIFMESTYGNRLHAETSSTMYELEKVVRQAIDSKGKIIIPTFAIERAQEIVYYLHLLVDQKRIPQIPIYMDSPMAVNATGIYQLHQECYDAATQEAFLAHHKNPFGFNSLQFITSVDESKELNKKSGPMIILSADGMCEAGRILYHLANNISNPNNIILIVGYMSEHTLGRRILEGEKEVKILGDWYKVNAQVKQIDSFSAHADYKESTEWLKLIDTSRLKKIFLVHGEKDAQAYLKGYLAENGFPNVEIVKYGETYNLE
- the trhA gene encoding PAQR family membrane homeostasis protein TrhA, with product MGDITRRITRKSLKAKRKAAIKTIKAQAKEKIHQIKVDYSMDAEKKKEKAAEREHKRELRAQKANARLSYNARQPRPFTLGEDVLSSIANGIGAGLSVSAIVLLVIRAYFYAPAAQKSTYISTFAVFGSSLFVLHLMATLYHAISPSKAKKVFSIFNHCAIYLFIGGIFTPLMLARMSGPATTACAVLWGILVFLLVLYAVFGARLHSFSVFTYIVFAAIIIGLAASGTIALNFSSKVFLFAGAAAYGISLAFFMMRNFKWTHSIFHIFAIGAAVLVFFGIYNLI
- a CDS encoding SlyX family protein — its product is MEKEVEEKIISLETKLAYMEDFVNQLQAVSVEHTETIERLRTENKLLSQKLHEVSDILEGDIPNRKPPHY